A window of the Trichoplusia ni isolate ovarian cell line Hi5 chromosome 4, tn1, whole genome shotgun sequence genome harbors these coding sequences:
- the LOC113493584 gene encoding uncharacterized protein LOC113493584 codes for MSSRRYAVSFYLAIIAIIFYRNTNHWLRLWTNVNGSAYFPSFLDIPGRSNDLEFVISPHFHTTVLGEETLPYPTICPIYFASTDGSGDGKEPEPIKREEEPPQEAQQPESRIPTFDEFERFKDSSRPPDSHYTSDLSGPRRAGTNSIRNNFYIATFGVCLVFIVY; via the coding sequence atgtcatCAAGAAGGTATGCGGTATCATTTTATCTTGCAATTATCGCTATAATATTCTATCGCAATACTAACCACTGGTTAAGGCTCTGGACGAATGTTAATGGCTCGGCGTATTTCCCTAGTTTCCTGGATATTCCTGGTAGATCGAATGATCTGGAGTTCGTGATCTCGCCTCACTTCCACACGACAGTTTTGGGAGAAGAAACTTTACCTTATCCAACAATATGTCCGATATATTTCGCGAGCACTGATGGAAGTGGGGATGGTAAAGAACCAGAGCCCATTAAGAGGGAAGAAGAACCTCCTCAGGAAGCTCAGCAGCCAGAGAGTCGTATTCCTACTTTTGATGAGTTCGAGAGGTTCAAGGACTCCAGTCGACCTCCAGACAGTCACTACACTTCTGATCTCTCGGGACCCAGGAGAGCAGGAACCAATTCTATTAGAAATAACTTTTACATTGCGACTTTTGGGGTCTGCTTGGTGTTCATAGTTtattaa